The DNA region TCGATCGCCAATAATATTTTGCCGCAGTGGGAAGAGGTCTCATTCATTGAGCAAAAGTCTAAGAAGAACTTTGTTTGCTGGGCTGTAGTTACTGTCGATGGGCAGTCTATGACCAGTCGGCTCCCTGGCGCGGGGAAGAAAAAGCAGCTTGCCAAACATCATGGATGTTTCGCTTGGCTGAATGCCCATGTCAGCGGGAAGCTAGTAGAACCAGAGCAACGCCAATTACCATCGGGAGCTGAACCACAGCCTAACTTGATCAAAGATGATTCTGAGCTTAAAAAACACCCTTCGCTTACTACTCATCTCAAGGATGGTCAAAACTTCATTGGCCTCCTAGGGGAACTGTGTCAGTCTAATCAATGGGCACTCCCCTCCTACTCCATGACAGAGGTAGATGATGGTTTTCTATGTACTTGCGAAGGAAAGGCGGGCGACATTCCTTATAAGGGAGAAGGAACAGGAACGAGAAAAAAGCAAGCTAAGAAGCTAGCAGCCAAGGAAGCTCTCAGATTTTTACAAACGGCTCTTTGAAACAGAGATTTTATGTTTCTGGACTCACTGGTAGAAAAATTAGCTGAAGAGAAAAAGGCGATCGCCGAATGATTTGAGAAGGATGTGGGTGTGTGGCGATCACTAAACAGATAAAACTGCCTAATTTACGTGAGTTCTGGATAAGGAAAGAAAAGGAGAAAGCCCATATCGTGGAAGTTGTAACGAATCCACGGCTTTCTCCCATGTCCAGTCTAGAGGCTCTGTTTTGCCATGTTGATGATTTCTGCCAAGTCTTTGAACCCTTATGGCATCAAGCGTTACTCAGCTCTGGCAAAAAATACCGTCGCCGTCAGAGAAGCTTCAGTCTGAGTGAGGTGATGACTATTCTCATTGCTTTCCATCAATCTCACTATCGAAATTTCAAGCATTTCTATCTCATCAAGGTGAAATGCGATTGGCAACAAGAGTTTCCTCTAGCTGTGAGCTATCAACGCTTTGTGACATGGATACCTTCGAGCTTGATTCCTCTCTGTACATATCTGCGACGATGCTTCGGACAATGCACTGGTATTAGCTTCATTGATGCCACCAGCATCAAGGTTTGCCATAATCGCCGTATCTCTCAACATCGTGTTTTTGAAGGTTGCGCGGCAAGGGGCAAGACTTCGGTGGGATGGTTCTTCGGCTTCAAACTACACCTGGTCATCAATGAGCGAGGAGAATTACTCAACGTCCAAGTGACGCCCGGAAATACCGATGACCGCCAACCTGTAGTGGAGTTATGGCAAGACTTATGGGGTAAAGTCTTTGCCGATAAAGGCTATGTCTCACAATCTTTAGCCCAGCATCTTCAAGAGGAACATGAGGTGACCCTAATGGCTAAACCTCGTCGAAATATGAAGCATCATTTGATGGTTTATCAAGATAAACTTTTTGCTCGTAAGCGGGCTTTGATTGAGACAGTTATTGACCAACTGAAGAACATCTCACAGATTGAACATTCCCGACATCGCAGTCCCACAAACTTTTGTGTGAACTTGCTGTGTGGGCTGATTGCTTACTGCCATCAACCCAAAAAACCTTCTTTACAGCTTGATTAGACCTATCATTCCTTATCCAGAACTCACGTTAATTTGACATGATTTGCTGGAGTAGTCGTTGAAATTCATCTGGGTTGTTCTGCTCCATTTGTGCTAATCCTTCCTCATCTAAACCAGTGGCAATATGCAGCTTATTCATGAGAAAACCGTTCTGAACGTTTTGAGTATGAGGATGGTCTTGTCCCAGCGCAGACATATAAATCGAGAGGGCTTGTTGAAAGAGGGTTTCGGCTGCTTCATATTTCCCTTGCTCTCGATACAATCCTGCAAGGTTACTCATACTACTGGCGACATCTGGGTGGCGCTCCCCTAATAGTTCTTGTGCCATCGAGAGGGCTTGTTCATAGAGGGGTTCCGCTGCCTCATATTTCCCTTGCGATGAGTACGCTAATGCAAGGTTACTCATACTACTGGCGACCTCTGGGTGGCTCTCCCCTAATAGCTCTTTTCTCATCGATAGGGATTTTTTTTGCAGCGATTCCGCAGCTTCATATCTCCCTTGCAATCTATACAGTTCTGCAAGGTTACTCATACTAGTAGCAACATATGGATGCTGCTCTCCTAATCGATCTTGGTACATCGATAGAACTGTTTCAAACAGAGGTTTTGCTTCTTCATACTTCCCTTGCTCTTTATATAAGAATGCAAGGTTATGCACACTAGTAACAGTACTTGGATGACTCTTTCCTAACAGCTCTTTCCTCATTGATAGGGCTTTTTTATTCAGGGGTTCTGCTGCTTCATATTTCTCTTGGTTTTGGTACAAATCAGCAAGATGTTGCATACTACTGGCGACATCTTGGTGTCGCTCCCCCAATAGCTCTTTTCTCATCGATAGGCATTGTAAAAACAGGGGTTCAGCTTCTTCATATTTCCCTTGCTCTCGATACAATCCTGCAAGATTGTTAATAATATCGACGACAACTTGGTTTTGATCACCTAATAGCTCTTTTCTCATCGATAGGCATTGTAAAAACAGGGGTTCAGCTTCTTCATATTTCCCTTGCAATCTGTACAATTCTGCAAGGTTGTTAATGCTAGCGGCGACATGCAAATGCCTCTCTCCTAGTAGCTCTCGCGTCACATCTAAGCATCTCTGATATGGCTTCGCAGCTAATGTATATAACCCCTGTCCCCTATAGAATCCGGCTGTTCCGATAAATGCCCAAATTAAGTCTTCATCTTGATTCTGAATATCATCCAACATCTCCCGACTCATTAACTCCAAGTGAGGAATCACTAGAGTAAACATTGAAAACCATTCTGTTGTTGGGACGCGAGGCATTAGTTGAGCAAGCCTCAGCAGACCTTTTACAAATCCCTTTCTGAATATCTGATTTTCCTGTGCATCAGATAACTTCATCCCATAGAAATCTCGCACTAAAGAGTGAATCGTATAAAAGTCATAGCTATCATCGGTCGGTTGAATCAAATTTAAACGGTCTAACTCGCCCCGTGCTTCATTCAGTTCTGTCTCTGTGATCTCAACCTTGGAGCTGAGCCATTCGACTAACTCCCACCAAATTTCCACTGGTGCAAATAATCCTAGCCACATCGCTACTCGTTTTGAGGCTTCGCTGAGATCATCCCAACTGAGCTGGATTGCCGCCATTACACCACGCTGGCCATAAAATTTCTTTGGTCGCTCTCGCGATAGAGATTCATCCGCAATGGATAGCCGTTTTTGTAATTCTGCAAAGGTCAGAAAGCGATTTTGCCCGAGATATTCCCCGATTAATTCCAGTCCTAATGGCAAATAACCAAGGGTTTTACAAATCTCTTTTACTGTTGCAATCTCCTTGATGACTTTTTTCTCCCCAACGATATTCACTAGAAGAGCAATGGCTTTTTCCTCTGACAAAACCTCTAGCGATAATGAGTCAAAATTTAGATCAAGTTGACGCTCTCTCGTTGTGACTAATACCTTTACCCTTGGGTCGAAAGGCATCGCCAAATCAGGAATACTTTCAGCATTGGGCACATCATCCAGAATTACTAGCATCTTGCCTTCATCCGGTAGCCAGTTTTGCCAATACCATGCGGCTTGTTCTTCGATGGTTGCTGACTGCATTGGTTCTGGCAATGGCAAATATGGACTCGCCAATGTCACCACAGCTTGCGGTAATTTCGTTTCTCTAAGTGACAGAAAATACTGTGTTGTATATTCCTGTTTGTAATGTTGGGCATATTGCAGAGACAACTCAGTTTTACCGACACCGCCCATTCCTTCTACTGCACAGACGATGACTCCTTGACCCGCTTGCAACTTATCGTGAATTTGCTGGAGAGTATTTTCTTCCCGCTCAACATAATTCTTTGAGCCACGTCGCACATTACTAGGAATTGGTTTTGGCTTAGGTGGCTGATTGATGACTGTGTATTGACCCGCAACTACAGCACCAGATTCAATCGTCCCTTGATTCACGCCGATACCAAAAGTACCAGTCTGATTGATTTGCGAAGGGTCTTGATTCTGCTCTGCTGCCATGATCACTGGAGACGATGCCGTTCACCTCATTCTAGTGATGAAATTTATCTGGTTGGCGATTCTGAAGAAACAGGCGATCGTTCCTCAACCTATTATTGCTCTGCGAACCACTCGGATATGGCTTGTACTGTAATTTCGACCCTCGCAATCTCGCTTTTTAGTCGAGCTTTATCGAATTCAGCATCATGGTGATGCACCAATAAATCGCGTAGTTGCCAAAGCTCGACAAGAGGTTTGAGTAACTCCTCTGGAAGGTAACACTGGTCGCGGAGTACGACAACGCATCCACTAATATTTCCTCGAGCTCCGCGCTTGACGAGCCTCTCGTTTTTCAGATCGATTTTTTTCGAAATATGGAGTATGAGTTTCTCGAGAGTTCTCCAAGCTTCGATGAATTGTCCAGTTATCTCGTGAATACTTACAGCATCTTCTGCCAACTGTTCGCGGTCTTCAAGTCGAACTTCGACCTCACCAAGCCGAGCGACTGCTTCCTCAAGCTTTTCGCTTAAATCATTTACTAGCTGCGTAATCTCATCAGATTCTTTTACGGTGATGACATTATTGTGCGCAATCTTGCAACGTAACTCGTACAGTCGTATCCACCGTTTTTCAAGGTAATCGCCTTCACAGGCTACAAGTTCATCGAAGTATCGTTGCCAATTAGAGAGAGAGACAAATGGTGCGAGTGCTGAAGTTGGAAGCGATTCACCAGTGCAAGAGGATAAAAGCACTTGTAGATCAGAATTATCGCTTTGAGCGTATGGCTTAAAAAGGAAATTTGCAAGCTGAATAAAATCAGTATCCCATAGGAGATCGTGATGACGTTTATTCTTATTCGTCCGAATCGCACTAGTAACCTCACGAGGAACATTTACCGTCGTCCAGCCCATACCTACACGTGTGATCATAAATTTCGTAATGAGCTTACGCATGAGATTCTCAATGCGGTGAATCTGAGGATACGCAAGCTTTGCATAATAAAACCCCACTCCATCGCGAAGAATCTGTATTGGCATTTCTGCTGCTTTTGAAAGGACAGAACGTACAGCCCTAAGTACACTCTGAAAGATAACTATCTGCTCTTCATCTACAGTAAGTATCAAGTGAAAGAAACGAAGATTAGCATCGCCCACGACTTCATCTGTGGACACTTCGAATGAAACTTCGGAGTCTTCAAACGAGATACTGCCATTTGAAAGCGTCAATTTATCGTGAGCCTCAAGCAAATACCGGAGACCTGGAATGTCACATGCTAGACCTTTTTTTGGATCGACGATAACGAGATATTCGACAATAATTGGCTCAGTCAAAACGTTACTCTTTCTCTCCTTGCTTTCGCATCAGACTAGTGAGACATGGAAATATTTGTTTGAGCAATTATACTATCGCAGAGTATCAAATTGAATTTAAAAGCATATGCACATCTTTACTTTTTAGATTGAGATTATTCATTGTTTACTAACTGTCCAAGTCGAATCACAATCTTTGCAATACCGCCTACCGCTTTTCTTGTTATGCCATTTAGTGTTGCTGCTATCGCAGAAAGGGCAAATATCAGGATTATTGTTGCTGCCATCTGTCGGTGTTGCTGATGTTGCTGGACTGTTGCTGCCCAAGTCAAACTCCAGATTCCATAGGCGTTCTAGATAATTGTTGCTGGTGTTGCTGGGAGATGTTGCTGACTGTTGCTGGTGTTGCTGCCCAAAATCATGGATTTGGTGGATTGGTAGCAGATTTTTCGGTGGATTACCTGACTGCTTAAACTCCTCATATTCACCATGGGTCGGATGAATTGCGAGGTGAGGAATACCATTCGATATCACCACACATGGATATGCTTGTTGCTTCAATAATTTGCATTCCTGTGACTTCTTACCCCATACCTTTTCAGCTTTGGAAATTGCAGAAACACCTAGCGTAATCGATGTAAAACAATCCCTTTCCTGAGCATCAATCTTCTTGTTAGTGACATTGGATGTGTGGGTCACAAAGATGAGAATAATGCCGTATTTTCTCCCTTCCTTACCCAGGACAGTCTGAACCCTAGAGACTAACTCTGCATCCTCGAAATTATCATCATAACTATCTGTCTCATCTGCCACGAGGATGTATTTGCGACCGATATCTTGTCCTTGCTCTGCACGCTTTTTCCTCGCCTTAAACTCTGCTAGAGCATCAGTAAATTTCTGTTCGATGTCTGCATAGTCACTAACCGGATGAAAGCCATTTTCAGCCCAACCGCGATTCACCGCCGCATGAGGGTCACAGACCTCAATCTTTGCCGCTTCAAGTTGAGTTAGCCAACCTAATGCCCACAAAGCAACTGATGATTTACCATGGCCAGGATTACCCGCAATCATGATGCCTGTCGCTTCAGACCGGAGGCGCTGCCAATCATAAATGGCGATTTCGTCTTCTTCTTGTGCTGATTCAGTCTTAGCTTTGGCGTTGGGTTTCATGAACCGCTCGATAAAGCGATCCTCACGCAGAACTTCACGGTAACCGCTGTACTTCGCGAAATATTGAATCTCTCTCGTCTTGGCAATACCTGTGGCGATCGCCCCCAACCCTAATAACCGAATGGCTAGACGAGTGGCGATATTGTTGTTGCCTTCAAACTTGATGAATGAGGCGGATAGGGTTCCGGCTGCGATGAGATAGAGGGTGACTACCCAAACCCAAGCCCAACTCAAAGAGAAATCATCAGATTCATCCAAGGGCTTATTTTGTAGATGTTTAAGCGATACCAAAACAGACCCCCATGCCAATTAATAGGTTTGCCCAGAGCCATAATTGACCGAATGATTTTGTCGTGTCGGATAATCGAATAACCACACCACTCACAACCGCCACCACACCCCAAAACACCAACAATCCAGTCGTCAATGCAGGCACCAACCGCGCAATTTCAGTCAGAAACGCAGAGAAGGCGATCGCCGAGAGACAGCCACCAACGGCATAGGAACAGAAATATTTCATTCGATCACCTCAACATCTATGATTTCGCCCGGTCTTTCACTGATTGGATTAGCATTGAGCTGCTGCTGATCATCTTCTGACCCGCCTGATGCCTCGACTCCAGCATCTTGGGTAATGACTTTTCCACCTGGGCATCCATTCCCGCAATCTGCGCGGCGATCGCCTTCTTGTTTGTGGATTTCAGTAATTTCAGTTGATGGTTGGTGATTTTCTTGTTGGCAGTTTCCAGGGCATCGACTTGGGCATTGACCAAAATTGTTTGCTGCTCAATGCCGACAACCTGTTTGGCGATCTCCAGCCGTTGTTTTGCCCGTTCAAGTTTTCGCTCAGCCCGCCGCTTTCGTTCTGGGGTGTATCTACTTCCAAACATGGTTAGTTGTTGATAATGATTGGGGGCGGTGCTTGATTGTTGATGATTACTGGCGCTCGATCATCGGTCATGAGGGTGATCGCCACGGCTCCTACCGCTATCCAAAACAACGGCTGATTCAATAGCCAAACAAGCGTCGAATCTGAATCACTATCTGAGCTTGTTTCAGTGCTAATCGGTTCTGAATAATGAACCTCTCGCGTAAAAATCTCTCGGGCGATCGCCCCACCTTTTTTAGAATCTGACATTGGTTTACAGGGATAGAACTAGACCCCCATTCCCATCGAGAAGTCTGGGAATAGAGGGCGTTGATGATGACTTACTCCGCTGGAGCCAGCGCGAAAAACGAAGG from [Leptolyngbya] sp. PCC 7376 includes:
- a CDS encoding IS982 family transposase, whose product is MSSLEALFCHVDDFCQVFEPLWHQALLSSGKKYRRRQRSFSLSEVMTILIAFHQSHYRNFKHFYLIKVKCDWQQEFPLAVSYQRFVTWIPSSLIPLCTYLRRCFGQCTGISFIDATSIKVCHNRRISQHRVFEGCAARGKTSVGWFFGFKLHLVINERGELLNVQVTPGNTDDRQPVVELWQDLWGKVFADKGYVSQSLAQHLQEEHEVTLMAKPRRNMKHHLMVYQDKLFARKRALIETVIDQLKNISQIEHSRHRSPTNFCVNLLCGLIAYCHQPKKPSLQLD
- a CDS encoding tetratricopeptide repeat protein, giving the protein MAAEQNQDPSQINQTGTFGIGVNQGTIESGAVVAGQYTVINQPPKPKPIPSNVRRGSKNYVEREENTLQQIHDKLQAGQGVIVCAVEGMGGVGKTELSLQYAQHYKQEYTTQYFLSLRETKLPQAVVTLASPYLPLPEPMQSATIEEQAAWYWQNWLPDEGKMLVILDDVPNAESIPDLAMPFDPRVKVLVTTRERQLDLNFDSLSLEVLSEEKAIALLVNIVGEKKVIKEIATVKEICKTLGYLPLGLELIGEYLGQNRFLTFAELQKRLSIADESLSRERPKKFYGQRGVMAAIQLSWDDLSEASKRVAMWLGLFAPVEIWWELVEWLSSKVEITETELNEARGELDRLNLIQPTDDSYDFYTIHSLVRDFYGMKLSDAQENQIFRKGFVKGLLRLAQLMPRVPTTEWFSMFTLVIPHLELMSREMLDDIQNQDEDLIWAFIGTAGFYRGQGLYTLAAKPYQRCLDVTRELLGERHLHVAASINNLAELYRLQGKYEEAEPLFLQCLSMRKELLGDQNQVVVDIINNLAGLYREQGKYEEAEPLFLQCLSMRKELLGERHQDVASSMQHLADLYQNQEKYEAAEPLNKKALSMRKELLGKSHPSTVTSVHNLAFLYKEQGKYEEAKPLFETVLSMYQDRLGEQHPYVATSMSNLAELYRLQGRYEAAESLQKKSLSMRKELLGESHPEVASSMSNLALAYSSQGKYEAAEPLYEQALSMAQELLGERHPDVASSMSNLAGLYREQGKYEAAETLFQQALSIYMSALGQDHPHTQNVQNGFLMNKLHIATGLDEEGLAQMEQNNPDEFQRLLQQIMSN
- a CDS encoding HEPN domain-containing protein, with translation MTEPIIVEYLVIVDPKKGLACDIPGLRYLLEAHDKLTLSNGSISFEDSEVSFEVSTDEVVGDANLRFFHLILTVDEEQIVIFQSVLRAVRSVLSKAAEMPIQILRDGVGFYYAKLAYPQIHRIENLMRKLITKFMITRVGMGWTTVNVPREVTSAIRTNKNKRHHDLLWDTDFIQLANFLFKPYAQSDNSDLQVLLSSCTGESLPTSALAPFVSLSNWQRYFDELVACEGDYLEKRWIRLYELRCKIAHNNVITVKESDEITQLVNDLSEKLEEAVARLGEVEVRLEDREQLAEDAVSIHEITGQFIEAWRTLEKLILHISKKIDLKNERLVKRGARGNISGCVVVLRDQCYLPEELLKPLVELWQLRDLLVHHHDAEFDKARLKSEIARVEITVQAISEWFAEQ